A single genomic interval of Drosophila virilis strain 15010-1051.87 chromosome 2, Dvir_AGI_RSII-ME, whole genome shotgun sequence harbors:
- the tacc gene encoding transforming acidic coiled-coil-containing protein 3 isoform X9, which yields MDLNAADAPDSQLNVSLGSRSVLKELNTNDGGAKLSPLAVKPGPARHSLEQQKALVAAMRSTSQPSTPRDKEQPLLKFTGLPEFDETQIPELAPLSVEMEAQLKSDACAPVLSSTTLKLSEHEYNSDSDVYAECLSLNSGKLSADQSDLEAYSSALNDVLEQQQLSNVTATTLENTLSDAAHNNSCEPMDVDDINETMELLKDVLAPEDRQQLQQQLLDGAMQQEEEAQQPTQQRGMPKVEEQREEAVPKEQSMQQKEAVPKEQSMQQDLKLEQSLKLEQFSKLGQSMLKEQETATSQPIAAPAPIYPTVQQTIPITDLQLEQLVPTASDSDKIKDHLTPNAQTESQPAPAPAPLSPPLPTHQKKQDVEQPVSDSAASAPLSPLQIPEAVPVSAPLQTPDSVEQLLEQPIPQSDAALIAPTLQAPPCQLLPTSPPIPTHRMKTPEELVELLALQVYAQPPEEPQQEADVMASADRHVDELQALPPKPVATVAPVPKQPSPLPALELNISIGSQNGCSGPISPSFPVRSPAESPRHFPRSPHAPAEQEEMQYLEQANIEPAAEPKLCLSGVIARSPLPIQLTVTGSSPEGPLQQPLADNSPLNGTFDSASPESIERAGRPSGASFGVALNTAGGQQRRTFLVRTDPAEQQAAKRLSDSQAYDRGQEENQLNATYAAPLQETPEKQQRRTLSVENLHKEEEQQRGLGSNQMRRTFCMEQDASPALEATEENIMADDLEPMDVDQSIHSVDKKSTGQLTEPQAVSEQQEHQPQLEQLPVQLKRPSIHADVPANVEEQKLSVKEQLSAGDEKEDVYVDHFGAMSPISDDIFKQPQCIGSLASLARGKKGSVTDEQFHDAEFHDGASNNNSSNNAPPIDRSSLLLKFDPLLGAPVPVSQSQQQLQQQEQALLNILSNNNNLTRALSPTLEEHETSGSNQSLTFEPCAKGAAAAAQKDFKPPVDRTRKHAKMSVDVIDNDCNKTFDNSNLNSEEKTNKYNNMDELEKKIKNEVTRSEDIEKKLKDAEQREEALVKRITEKDKTNAKLNGVIEAYEKAIAELIHDKEQLVQNHERQMLEVQTDRDSNYHHLTSLETTFSDLHVKYEKSKEMTSQLKQIEENLLEEKKKLMDKLRQQEQRYEQMKSHAMQQMEIANKKMATLTKEHTDEVKKLKALLKKEEVSRISTAEQLQQKSRENADLLKICEELIYDKGQGGSS from the exons ATGGATCTAAATGCAGCAGATGCCCCGGATTCCCAACTGAATGTGAGTCTCGGCAGCCGCAGCGTGTTAAAGGAGCTGAATACAAACGATGGCGGCGCAAAG CTGAGTCCACTGGCCGTAAAGCCAGGTCCGGCCAGGCACAGCTTGGAGCAGCAGAAAGCGCTGGTCGCGGCAATGCGCTCCACATCGCAGCCGAGCACGCCGCGGGACAAGGAGCAGCCATTGCTCAAGTTCACGGGTTTGCCCGAGTTCGACGAGACCCAAATACCAGAACTGGCGCCGCTCAGCGTCGAAATGGAAG CTCAACTGAAGTCGGATGCATGTGCTCCTGTGCTCAGCTCGACAACGCTTAAGCTGAGCGAGCACGAATACAACTCCGATTCCGATGTTTATGCCGAGTGCCTTTCCCTGAACAGCGGCAAGCTCTCGGCGGACCAGTCCGACCTGGAGGCCTACTCGAGCGCCTTAAATGACGttctggagcagcagcaactgtccAATGTGACAGCAACAACGCTCGAGAATACGCTGAGCGATGCGGCTCATAACAACAGCTGCGAGCCAATGGATGTCGATGATATTAATGAGACAATGGAATTGCTAAAGGATGTGCTCGCACCGGAGGACcgtcagcagctgcagcagcagttgctggaCGGGGCAATGCAGCAGGAAGAGGAGGCTCAGCAGCCGACACAGCAAAGGGGGATGCCAAAAGTAGAGGAACAGCGGGAGGAGGCCGTGCCAAAGGAGCAGTCCATGCAGCAGAAAGAAGCCGTGCCAAAGGAGCAGTCCATGCAGCAGGACTTAAAGCTGGAACAATCCTTAAAGCTGGAACAATTCTCAAAGCTGGGACAATCCATGCTAAAGGAGCAGGAGACAGCCACGTCGCAACCAattgctgctccagctccaaTATATCCAACCGTACAGCAGACGATCCCAATTACGGACCTACAGCTGGAGCAACTAGTACCCACTGCTTCAGATTCAGACAAAATTAAGGATCATCTAACGCCGAATGCACAAACCGAATCGCAGCCAGCTCCTGCCCCGGCTCCGTTATCACCACCATTGCCCACACACCAGAAGAAGCAAGATGTGGAGCAACCAGTTTCAGACTCTGCAGCTTCTGCCCCACTCTCCCCACTGCAGATACCCGAAGCAGTGCCAGTCTCTGCTCCATTGCAGACGCCAGATTCTGTAGAGCAACTGCTGGAGCAGCCCATTCCACAATCTGATGCAGCTCTAATCGCGCCCACATTGCAGGCACCACCATGTCAGCTGTTGCCCACATCGCCGCCCATACCCACACATCGAATGAAGACGCCTGAGGAGCTGGTGGAGCTGTTGGCCTTGCAGGTCTACGCCCAGCCACCTGAAGAGCCACAGCAGGAGGCAGACGTCATGGCGAGTGCAGACAGGCACGTGGACGAGCTGCAAGCGTTGCCGCCCAAGCCCGTGGCAACTGTGGCGCCCGTACCTAAGCAGCCCAGTCCGTTACCAGCACTAGAACTGAATATAAGTATTGGCTCGCAAAATGGCTGCTCTGGGCCGATATCGCCCAGTTTCCCTGTAAGATCACCTGCGGAATCACCGAGGCACTTTCCACGCTCACCGCATGCGCCGGCCGAGCAGGAGGAGATGCAATATCTGGAACAGGCGAACATTGAGCCCGCCGCCGAGCCTAAACTGTGCCTGAGCGGAGTCATAGCCAGGTCGCCGCTACCCATACAATTGACCGTGACGGGCTCCAGCCCTGAGGggccgctgcagcagcccCTCGCTGACAATTCCCCACTCAACGGCACCTTTGACAGCGCCAGTCCGGAGTCGATTGAGAGAGCTGGACGCCCGTCGGGGGCAAGTTTTGGTGTGGCGCTAAATACAGCCGGCGGCCAGCAAAGACGCACCTTCTTGGTAAGAACGGATCCAGCAGAGCAACAGGCGGCCAAGCGGCTCAGCGATTCCCAAGCGTATGATCGCGGCCAGGaggaaaatcaattaaatgccACCTATGCCGCACCACTGCAGGAAACTCCggagaagcagcagcggcgcacTCTTTCCGTGGAGAATCTGCAcaaggaggaggagcagcagcgcgGATTGGGATCAAATCAAATGCGACGCACTTTTTGCATGGAGCAGGACGCATCGCCGGCACTAGAGGCTACCGAGGAGAATATCATGGCTGATGATTTGGAGCCCATGGATGTGGATCAGTCGATCCACAGCGTCGACAAGAAGTCGACAGGACAGCTAACCGAGCCTCAAGCAGTTTCAGAACAGCAAGAGCACCAGccgcagctggagcagctgcccGTCCAACTCAAGCGTCCGTCTATCCACGCAGATGTGCCAGCTAATGTCGAGGAGCAAAAGCTGTCTGTTAAGGAGCAGCTCAGTGCCGGCGATGAAAAGGAGGATGTCTATGTGGATCACTTTGGCGCCATGTCGCCCATTTCCGATGACATCTTCAAGCAGCCACAGTGCATCGGTAGCTTGGCCAGCTTGGCCAGGGGCAAGAAAGGCAGCGTAACCGATGAGCAATTCCATGATGCAGAGTTCCACGACGgagccagcaacaacaaca GCAGCAACAATGCGCCGCCCATCGATCGGAGCTCGTTACTATTGAAATTTGATCCGCTTCTGGGTGCTCCGGTACCAGTAAgtcagtcgcagcagcagctacagcagcaggagcaggcgCTGCTCAACATactcagcaacaacaacaatttaacacGTGCATTGAGTCCCACATTGGAGGAGCACGAGACCAGCGGCAGCAATCAGTCGCTTACATTTGAACCCTGTGCCAaaggagcagcagcggcagctcaaAAGGATTTCAAGCCGCCAGTGGATAGAACAAGA AAGCATGCAAAAATGAGTGTGgatgttatcgataacgattGCAACAAAACCTTCGATAATTCAAA CCTGAACTCGgaggaaaaaacaaacaaatacaacaacatgGATGAACTGgagaaaaaaatcaaaaacgaaGT CACCCGCTCCGAGGACATTGAAAAGAAACTTAAAGATGCCGAGCAACGCGAAGAGGCGCTGGTCAAACGGATTACAGAAAAGGACAAAACAAACGCAAAACTCAA CGGCGTCATTGAGGCCTACGAGAAAGCCATTGCAGAGCTGATCCATGACAAGGAGCAGCTGGTACAAAACCATGAAAGGCAAATGCTGGAAGTGCAAACAGATCGTGATTCGAATTATCATCACTTAACGTCGCTGGAAACGACATTCTCCGATCTCCATGT CAAATATGAAAAGAGCAAGGAGATGACCTCACAACTAAAACAGATAGAGGAGAATCTGCTGGAGGAAAAGAAGAAATTAATGGACAAATTGCGACAGCAAGAGCAGCGATATGAGCAAATGAAAAGCCATGCCATGCAGCAAATggaaat TGCCAACAAAAAGATGGCCACACTTACAAAAGAGCACACGGATGAggtgaaaaaattaaaagctttaCTCAAAAAGGAGGAAGTCTCGCGCATCTCGACGGctgagcagctgcaacaaaagTCACGGGAGAATGCGGATCTGCTCAAGATATGCGAGGAGCTTATCTACGATAAGGGACAAGGTGGTAGTAGTTAA
- the tacc gene encoding transforming acidic coiled-coil-containing protein 3 isoform X7: protein MDLNAADAPDSQLNLSPLAVKPGPARHSLEQQKALVAAMRSTSQPSTPRDKEQPLLKFTGLPEFDETQIPELAPLSVEMEAQLKSDACAPVLSSTTLKLSEHEYNSDSDVYAECLSLNSGKLSADQSDLEAYSSALNDVLEQQQLSNVTATTLENTLSDAAHNNSCEPMDVDDINETMELLKDVLAPEDRQQLQQQLLDGAMQQEEEAQQPTQQRGMPKVEEQREEAVPKEQSMQQKEAVPKEQSMQQDLKLEQSLKLEQFSKLGQSMLKEQETATSQPIAAPAPIYPTVQQTIPITDLQLEQLVPTASDSDKIKDHLTPNAQTESQPAPAPAPLSPPLPTHQKKQDVEQPVSDSAASAPLSPLQIPEAVPVSAPLQTPDSVEQLLEQPIPQSDAALIAPTLQAPPCQLLPTSPPIPTHRMKTPEELVELLALQVYAQPPEEPQQEADVMASADRHVDELQALPPKPVATVAPVPKQPSPLPALELNISIGSQNGCSGPISPSFPVRSPAESPRHFPRSPHAPAEQEEMQYLEQANIEPAAEPKLCLSGVIARSPLPIQLTVTGSSPEGPLQQPLADNSPLNGTFDSASPESIERAGRPSGASFGVALNTAGGQQRRTFLVRTDPAEQQAAKRLSDSQAYDRGQEENQLNATYAAPLQETPEKQQRRTLSVENLHKEEEQQRGLGSNQMRRTFCMEQDASPALEATEENIMADDLEPMDVDQSIHSVDKKSTGQLTEPQAVSEQQEHQPQLEQLPVQLKRPSIHADVPANVEEQKLSVKEQLSAGDEKEDVYVDHFGAMSPISDDIFKQPQCIGSLASLARGKKGSVTDEQFHDAEFHDGASNNNIILNSSDFDYLYTKGSNNAPPIDRSSLLLKFDPLLGAPVPVSQSQQQLQQQEQALLNILSNNNNLTRALSPTLEEHETSGSNQSLTFEPCAKGAAAAAQKDFKPPVDRTRKHAKMSVDVIDNDCNKTFDNSNLNSEEKTNKYNNMDELEKKIKNEVTRSEDIEKKLKDAEQREEALVKRITEKDKTNAKLNGVIEAYEKAIAELIHDKEQLVQNHERQMLEVQTDRDSNYHHLTSLETTFSDLHVKYEKSKEMTSQLKQIEENLLEEKKKLMDKLRQQEQRYEQMKSHAMQQMEIANKKMATLTKEHTDEVKKLKALLKKEEVSRISTAEQLQQKSRENADLLKICEELIYDKGQGGSS, encoded by the exons ATGGATCTAAATGCAGCAGATGCCCCGGATTCCCAACTGAAT CTGAGTCCACTGGCCGTAAAGCCAGGTCCGGCCAGGCACAGCTTGGAGCAGCAGAAAGCGCTGGTCGCGGCAATGCGCTCCACATCGCAGCCGAGCACGCCGCGGGACAAGGAGCAGCCATTGCTCAAGTTCACGGGTTTGCCCGAGTTCGACGAGACCCAAATACCAGAACTGGCGCCGCTCAGCGTCGAAATGGAAG CTCAACTGAAGTCGGATGCATGTGCTCCTGTGCTCAGCTCGACAACGCTTAAGCTGAGCGAGCACGAATACAACTCCGATTCCGATGTTTATGCCGAGTGCCTTTCCCTGAACAGCGGCAAGCTCTCGGCGGACCAGTCCGACCTGGAGGCCTACTCGAGCGCCTTAAATGACGttctggagcagcagcaactgtccAATGTGACAGCAACAACGCTCGAGAATACGCTGAGCGATGCGGCTCATAACAACAGCTGCGAGCCAATGGATGTCGATGATATTAATGAGACAATGGAATTGCTAAAGGATGTGCTCGCACCGGAGGACcgtcagcagctgcagcagcagttgctggaCGGGGCAATGCAGCAGGAAGAGGAGGCTCAGCAGCCGACACAGCAAAGGGGGATGCCAAAAGTAGAGGAACAGCGGGAGGAGGCCGTGCCAAAGGAGCAGTCCATGCAGCAGAAAGAAGCCGTGCCAAAGGAGCAGTCCATGCAGCAGGACTTAAAGCTGGAACAATCCTTAAAGCTGGAACAATTCTCAAAGCTGGGACAATCCATGCTAAAGGAGCAGGAGACAGCCACGTCGCAACCAattgctgctccagctccaaTATATCCAACCGTACAGCAGACGATCCCAATTACGGACCTACAGCTGGAGCAACTAGTACCCACTGCTTCAGATTCAGACAAAATTAAGGATCATCTAACGCCGAATGCACAAACCGAATCGCAGCCAGCTCCTGCCCCGGCTCCGTTATCACCACCATTGCCCACACACCAGAAGAAGCAAGATGTGGAGCAACCAGTTTCAGACTCTGCAGCTTCTGCCCCACTCTCCCCACTGCAGATACCCGAAGCAGTGCCAGTCTCTGCTCCATTGCAGACGCCAGATTCTGTAGAGCAACTGCTGGAGCAGCCCATTCCACAATCTGATGCAGCTCTAATCGCGCCCACATTGCAGGCACCACCATGTCAGCTGTTGCCCACATCGCCGCCCATACCCACACATCGAATGAAGACGCCTGAGGAGCTGGTGGAGCTGTTGGCCTTGCAGGTCTACGCCCAGCCACCTGAAGAGCCACAGCAGGAGGCAGACGTCATGGCGAGTGCAGACAGGCACGTGGACGAGCTGCAAGCGTTGCCGCCCAAGCCCGTGGCAACTGTGGCGCCCGTACCTAAGCAGCCCAGTCCGTTACCAGCACTAGAACTGAATATAAGTATTGGCTCGCAAAATGGCTGCTCTGGGCCGATATCGCCCAGTTTCCCTGTAAGATCACCTGCGGAATCACCGAGGCACTTTCCACGCTCACCGCATGCGCCGGCCGAGCAGGAGGAGATGCAATATCTGGAACAGGCGAACATTGAGCCCGCCGCCGAGCCTAAACTGTGCCTGAGCGGAGTCATAGCCAGGTCGCCGCTACCCATACAATTGACCGTGACGGGCTCCAGCCCTGAGGggccgctgcagcagcccCTCGCTGACAATTCCCCACTCAACGGCACCTTTGACAGCGCCAGTCCGGAGTCGATTGAGAGAGCTGGACGCCCGTCGGGGGCAAGTTTTGGTGTGGCGCTAAATACAGCCGGCGGCCAGCAAAGACGCACCTTCTTGGTAAGAACGGATCCAGCAGAGCAACAGGCGGCCAAGCGGCTCAGCGATTCCCAAGCGTATGATCGCGGCCAGGaggaaaatcaattaaatgccACCTATGCCGCACCACTGCAGGAAACTCCggagaagcagcagcggcgcacTCTTTCCGTGGAGAATCTGCAcaaggaggaggagcagcagcgcgGATTGGGATCAAATCAAATGCGACGCACTTTTTGCATGGAGCAGGACGCATCGCCGGCACTAGAGGCTACCGAGGAGAATATCATGGCTGATGATTTGGAGCCCATGGATGTGGATCAGTCGATCCACAGCGTCGACAAGAAGTCGACAGGACAGCTAACCGAGCCTCAAGCAGTTTCAGAACAGCAAGAGCACCAGccgcagctggagcagctgcccGTCCAACTCAAGCGTCCGTCTATCCACGCAGATGTGCCAGCTAATGTCGAGGAGCAAAAGCTGTCTGTTAAGGAGCAGCTCAGTGCCGGCGATGAAAAGGAGGATGTCTATGTGGATCACTTTGGCGCCATGTCGCCCATTTCCGATGACATCTTCAAGCAGCCACAGTGCATCGGTAGCTTGGCCAGCTTGGCCAGGGGCAAGAAAGGCAGCGTAACCGATGAGCAATTCCATGATGCAGAGTTCCACGACGgagccagcaacaacaaca TTATACTCAATTCATCAGATTTCGATTATTTGTACACAAAAGGCAGCAACAATGCGCCGCCCATCGATCGGAGCTCGTTACTATTGAAATTTGATCCGCTTCTGGGTGCTCCGGTACCAGTAAgtcagtcgcagcagcagctacagcagcaggagcaggcgCTGCTCAACATactcagcaacaacaacaatttaacacGTGCATTGAGTCCCACATTGGAGGAGCACGAGACCAGCGGCAGCAATCAGTCGCTTACATTTGAACCCTGTGCCAaaggagcagcagcggcagctcaaAAGGATTTCAAGCCGCCAGTGGATAGAACAAGA AAGCATGCAAAAATGAGTGTGgatgttatcgataacgattGCAACAAAACCTTCGATAATTCAAA CCTGAACTCGgaggaaaaaacaaacaaatacaacaacatgGATGAACTGgagaaaaaaatcaaaaacgaaGT CACCCGCTCCGAGGACATTGAAAAGAAACTTAAAGATGCCGAGCAACGCGAAGAGGCGCTGGTCAAACGGATTACAGAAAAGGACAAAACAAACGCAAAACTCAA CGGCGTCATTGAGGCCTACGAGAAAGCCATTGCAGAGCTGATCCATGACAAGGAGCAGCTGGTACAAAACCATGAAAGGCAAATGCTGGAAGTGCAAACAGATCGTGATTCGAATTATCATCACTTAACGTCGCTGGAAACGACATTCTCCGATCTCCATGT CAAATATGAAAAGAGCAAGGAGATGACCTCACAACTAAAACAGATAGAGGAGAATCTGCTGGAGGAAAAGAAGAAATTAATGGACAAATTGCGACAGCAAGAGCAGCGATATGAGCAAATGAAAAGCCATGCCATGCAGCAAATggaaat TGCCAACAAAAAGATGGCCACACTTACAAAAGAGCACACGGATGAggtgaaaaaattaaaagctttaCTCAAAAAGGAGGAAGTCTCGCGCATCTCGACGGctgagcagctgcaacaaaagTCACGGGAGAATGCGGATCTGCTCAAGATATGCGAGGAGCTTATCTACGATAAGGGACAAGGTGGTAGTAGTTAA
- the tacc gene encoding PDZ and LIM domain protein Zasp isoform X4 gives MDRCSIDPELDSLFDSAAQDLDSLERQHKDLIDHVDAPVPCPDSAPKSTNSTRETIKQLLSEINFNLDQVTAREMEHLQAMSLELSPLAVKPGPARHSLEQQKALVAAMRSTSQPSTPRDKEQPLLKFTGLPEFDETQIPELAPLSVEMEAQLKSDACAPVLSSTTLKLSEHEYNSDSDVYAECLSLNSGKLSADQSDLEAYSSALNDVLEQQQLSNVTATTLENTLSDAAHNNSCEPMDVDDINETMELLKDVLAPEDRQQLQQQLLDGAMQQEEEAQQPTQQRGMPKVEEQREEAVPKEQSMQQKEAVPKEQSMQQDLKLEQSLKLEQFSKLGQSMLKEQETATSQPIAAPAPIYPTVQQTIPITDLQLEQLVPTASDSDKIKDHLTPNAQTESQPAPAPAPLSPPLPTHQKKQDVEQPVSDSAASAPLSPLQIPEAVPVSAPLQTPDSVEQLLEQPIPQSDAALIAPTLQAPPCQLLPTSPPIPTHRMKTPEELVELLALQVYAQPPEEPQQEADVMASADRHVDELQALPPKPVATVAPVPKQPSPLPALELNISIGSQNGCSGPISPSFPVRSPAESPRHFPRSPHAPAEQEEMQYLEQANIEPAAEPKLCLSGVIARSPLPIQLTVTGSSPEGPLQQPLADNSPLNGTFDSASPESIERAGRPSGASFGVALNTAGGQQRRTFLVRTDPAEQQAAKRLSDSQAYDRGQEENQLNATYAAPLQETPEKQQRRTLSVENLHKEEEQQRGLGSNQMRRTFCMEQDASPALEATEENIMADDLEPMDVDQSIHSVDKKSTGQLTEPQAVSEQQEHQPQLEQLPVQLKRPSIHADVPANVEEQKLSVKEQLSAGDEKEDVYVDHFGAMSPISDDIFKQPQCIGSLASLARGKKGSVTDEQFHDAEFHDGASNNNIILNSSDFDYLYTKGSNNAPPIDRSSLLLKFDPLLGAPVPVSQSQQQLQQQEQALLNILSNNNNLTRALSPTLEEHETSGSNQSLTFEPCAKGAAAAAQKDFKPPVDRTRKHAKMSVDVIDNDCNKTFDNSNLNSEEKTNKYNNMDELEKKIKNEVTRSEDIEKKLKDAEQREEALVKRITEKDKTNAKLNGVIEAYEKAIAELIHDKEQLVQNHERQMLEVQTDRDSNYHHLTSLETTFSDLHVKYEKSKEMTSQLKQIEENLLEEKKKLMDKLRQQEQRYEQMKSHAMQQMEIANKKMATLTKEHTDEVKKLKALLKKEEVSRISTAEQLQQKSRENADLLKICEELIYDKGQGGSS, from the exons ATGGATCGCTGTTCCATTGACCCGGAACTGGATAGTCTATTTGATTCAGCTGCCCAGGATTTGGATAGCCTGGAGCGGCAGCACAAAGATTTGATCGATCATGTGGATGCGCCTGTTCCATGTCCAGACTCTGCACCCAAGTCAACAAACAGCACTAGAGAAACCATCAAACAGCTACTCAGTGAGATTAATTTCAATCTGGATCAAGTAACCGCACGTGAAATGGAACATTTACAGGCAATGAGCCTTGAG CTGAGTCCACTGGCCGTAAAGCCAGGTCCGGCCAGGCACAGCTTGGAGCAGCAGAAAGCGCTGGTCGCGGCAATGCGCTCCACATCGCAGCCGAGCACGCCGCGGGACAAGGAGCAGCCATTGCTCAAGTTCACGGGTTTGCCCGAGTTCGACGAGACCCAAATACCAGAACTGGCGCCGCTCAGCGTCGAAATGGAAG CTCAACTGAAGTCGGATGCATGTGCTCCTGTGCTCAGCTCGACAACGCTTAAGCTGAGCGAGCACGAATACAACTCCGATTCCGATGTTTATGCCGAGTGCCTTTCCCTGAACAGCGGCAAGCTCTCGGCGGACCAGTCCGACCTGGAGGCCTACTCGAGCGCCTTAAATGACGttctggagcagcagcaactgtccAATGTGACAGCAACAACGCTCGAGAATACGCTGAGCGATGCGGCTCATAACAACAGCTGCGAGCCAATGGATGTCGATGATATTAATGAGACAATGGAATTGCTAAAGGATGTGCTCGCACCGGAGGACcgtcagcagctgcagcagcagttgctggaCGGGGCAATGCAGCAGGAAGAGGAGGCTCAGCAGCCGACACAGCAAAGGGGGATGCCAAAAGTAGAGGAACAGCGGGAGGAGGCCGTGCCAAAGGAGCAGTCCATGCAGCAGAAAGAAGCCGTGCCAAAGGAGCAGTCCATGCAGCAGGACTTAAAGCTGGAACAATCCTTAAAGCTGGAACAATTCTCAAAGCTGGGACAATCCATGCTAAAGGAGCAGGAGACAGCCACGTCGCAACCAattgctgctccagctccaaTATATCCAACCGTACAGCAGACGATCCCAATTACGGACCTACAGCTGGAGCAACTAGTACCCACTGCTTCAGATTCAGACAAAATTAAGGATCATCTAACGCCGAATGCACAAACCGAATCGCAGCCAGCTCCTGCCCCGGCTCCGTTATCACCACCATTGCCCACACACCAGAAGAAGCAAGATGTGGAGCAACCAGTTTCAGACTCTGCAGCTTCTGCCCCACTCTCCCCACTGCAGATACCCGAAGCAGTGCCAGTCTCTGCTCCATTGCAGACGCCAGATTCTGTAGAGCAACTGCTGGAGCAGCCCATTCCACAATCTGATGCAGCTCTAATCGCGCCCACATTGCAGGCACCACCATGTCAGCTGTTGCCCACATCGCCGCCCATACCCACACATCGAATGAAGACGCCTGAGGAGCTGGTGGAGCTGTTGGCCTTGCAGGTCTACGCCCAGCCACCTGAAGAGCCACAGCAGGAGGCAGACGTCATGGCGAGTGCAGACAGGCACGTGGACGAGCTGCAAGCGTTGCCGCCCAAGCCCGTGGCAACTGTGGCGCCCGTACCTAAGCAGCCCAGTCCGTTACCAGCACTAGAACTGAATATAAGTATTGGCTCGCAAAATGGCTGCTCTGGGCCGATATCGCCCAGTTTCCCTGTAAGATCACCTGCGGAATCACCGAGGCACTTTCCACGCTCACCGCATGCGCCGGCCGAGCAGGAGGAGATGCAATATCTGGAACAGGCGAACATTGAGCCCGCCGCCGAGCCTAAACTGTGCCTGAGCGGAGTCATAGCCAGGTCGCCGCTACCCATACAATTGACCGTGACGGGCTCCAGCCCTGAGGggccgctgcagcagcccCTCGCTGACAATTCCCCACTCAACGGCACCTTTGACAGCGCCAGTCCGGAGTCGATTGAGAGAGCTGGACGCCCGTCGGGGGCAAGTTTTGGTGTGGCGCTAAATACAGCCGGCGGCCAGCAAAGACGCACCTTCTTGGTAAGAACGGATCCAGCAGAGCAACAGGCGGCCAAGCGGCTCAGCGATTCCCAAGCGTATGATCGCGGCCAGGaggaaaatcaattaaatgccACCTATGCCGCACCACTGCAGGAAACTCCggagaagcagcagcggcgcacTCTTTCCGTGGAGAATCTGCAcaaggaggaggagcagcagcgcgGATTGGGATCAAATCAAATGCGACGCACTTTTTGCATGGAGCAGGACGCATCGCCGGCACTAGAGGCTACCGAGGAGAATATCATGGCTGATGATTTGGAGCCCATGGATGTGGATCAGTCGATCCACAGCGTCGACAAGAAGTCGACAGGACAGCTAACCGAGCCTCAAGCAGTTTCAGAACAGCAAGAGCACCAGccgcagctggagcagctgcccGTCCAACTCAAGCGTCCGTCTATCCACGCAGATGTGCCAGCTAATGTCGAGGAGCAAAAGCTGTCTGTTAAGGAGCAGCTCAGTGCCGGCGATGAAAAGGAGGATGTCTATGTGGATCACTTTGGCGCCATGTCGCCCATTTCCGATGACATCTTCAAGCAGCCACAGTGCATCGGTAGCTTGGCCAGCTTGGCCAGGGGCAAGAAAGGCAGCGTAACCGATGAGCAATTCCATGATGCAGAGTTCCACGACGgagccagcaacaacaaca TTATACTCAATTCATCAGATTTCGATTATTTGTACACAAAAGGCAGCAACAATGCGCCGCCCATCGATCGGAGCTCGTTACTATTGAAATTTGATCCGCTTCTGGGTGCTCCGGTACCAGTAAgtcagtcgcagcagcagctacagcagcaggagcaggcgCTGCTCAACATactcagcaacaacaacaatttaacacGTGCATTGAGTCCCACATTGGAGGAGCACGAGACCAGCGGCAGCAATCAGTCGCTTACATTTGAACCCTGTGCCAaaggagcagcagcggcagctcaaAAGGATTTCAAGCCGCCAGTGGATAGAACAAGA AAGCATGCAAAAATGAGTGTGgatgttatcgataacgattGCAACAAAACCTTCGATAATTCAAA CCTGAACTCGgaggaaaaaacaaacaaatacaacaacatgGATGAACTGgagaaaaaaatcaaaaacgaaGT CACCCGCTCCGAGGACATTGAAAAGAAACTTAAAGATGCCGAGCAACGCGAAGAGGCGCTGGTCAAACGGATTACAGAAAAGGACAAAACAAACGCAAAACTCAA CGGCGTCATTGAGGCCTACGAGAAAGCCATTGCAGAGCTGATCCATGACAAGGAGCAGCTGGTACAAAACCATGAAAGGCAAATGCTGGAAGTGCAAACAGATCGTGATTCGAATTATCATCACTTAACGTCGCTGGAAACGACATTCTCCGATCTCCATGT CAAATATGAAAAGAGCAAGGAGATGACCTCACAACTAAAACAGATAGAGGAGAATCTGCTGGAGGAAAAGAAGAAATTAATGGACAAATTGCGACAGCAAGAGCAGCGATATGAGCAAATGAAAAGCCATGCCATGCAGCAAATggaaat TGCCAACAAAAAGATGGCCACACTTACAAAAGAGCACACGGATGAggtgaaaaaattaaaagctttaCTCAAAAAGGAGGAAGTCTCGCGCATCTCGACGGctgagcagctgcaacaaaagTCACGGGAGAATGCGGATCTGCTCAAGATATGCGAGGAGCTTATCTACGATAAGGGACAAGGTGGTAGTAGTTAA